The Sphingomicrobium aestuariivivum DNA window ATGCCCCACCGTCACCCGCGCGCCGATGGTGAGCGGCGCGTCGGGATCCGAATGGCCGATGGCGCCATCCTGGAAGTTGGTTTCCTCCCCAAGGAGGATCGGCGTATTGTCGGCGCGGATGACGGCGCCGAACCACACGCTCGCGCGCGCAGCCAACCGGACATCGCCGATGAGGTCCGCCGAGGGCGCCGCCCACGCGCCTTCCGCGAGCTGCGGCGACTGGCCGCCAAGAGCATAAAGCGTCATGGCCCGACCCTAGGCGCGGGGCGGGCGCGGCGACAAGCCTTTCAGCCGCTCGCCCTCAGCTCCCGACTGCCACCCGCGCCCCGGGCGAGGGCGTCGGCGAGAGATGCTGGGCGATCATCGCCTGCAGTTGCTCGAGCTTCACCGGCTTGGTGAGATGCGCCTGCATCCCGGCGGCAAGGCACTCCTCGACATCCTCGGCAAAGGCGTTGGCGGTGAGCGCGATGATCGGCAGCGATTCGGCGCCATGGCCGAGCCGCCGCAGCCGCTTTGTCGCATCGATCCCGCCGAGATGCGGCATCTGGAGGTCCATCAGGACGAGCCCGTAGGGGCGCCCCTCGCGCGCCGCCTGCTCGATCGCGTCGACCGCCTCGAGCCCGTCGGCGGCGAGGTCGCAGGCCACCCCCAGCTGCTCGCACATGGCGGTGGCGAGCATCTGGTTCACTTCATTGTCCTCGACCACCAGCAGGCGGGCATCGCCGAACTGCTCGTCACGCGCGGCCCGCATTGGCGTTACCCCGTGCGGGGAGGCTCTCTCGACGAGCGGCAGGTCGATGGTGAAGGTCGAGCCCTCGCCTTGCGCGCTCTCGACCTTGAGGCGCCCGCCCATCGCGTCGGCAAGCCGCCGGCTGATCGCCAGTCCCAGCCCCGAGCCGCCGAAGTCGCGCGCGGTGGTGCTGGCGCCCTGGTCGAAGGTGTCGAAGATCTGCTTCTGCTTGCCCTCGGGGATGCCGATGCCGCTATCGATCACGGCGATCTCGACCCGCGGGCCGTCATCGCCCCCGCACCGCCGCGCCGCGACGCGGATGCTGCCCTTCTCGGTGAATTTCACCGCATTGCCGAGGAGGTTGAGGAGGATTTGCCGCACGCGCAGCCGGTCGCCTTCCATGAAGTCGGGAATGGCGGGGTCGCAGTCGACCTCCAGCTCCAGCCCCTTGGCCTCGGCGGCGGCGCGCATGATGTCGACGCAGGCATGGATCTTGGCGCGCAGGTCGACCGGTTCGTGCAAGAGCTCGAGCCGTCCCGCCTCGATCTTGGAGATGTCGAGGATGTCGTTCAGGAGCTGCAGCATCGAAGTGCCGCTGTCATGGATGAGCTGGACGTGGCGGTGCTGTTTCTCGGTCAACGGTTCGGCGAGGAGCAGCTCCGTGAAGCCGAGCACGCCGTTCATCGGCGTGCGGATCTCGTGGCTCATATTGGCGAGAAAATGGCTCTTGGCGGCGGCGGCATGCTTGGCGGCATGGAGCGCCTTCTTGAGCTCCTTTTGCTGTTCGAGCTCGTCGGTGCGGTCGCGGAAGACGCCGAACAGCTGCGTGGGCTTGCCGGTCTCGTCCTTGTCGACCTTGGCGATCGATTCCACCGTTCGCACCTCGCCGTCGGCGCGCACCATGCGGGCGGTGAAGCGATAGTCGCGGCCGCCCGCAAGCGCGTCCTCGACCAGTTCGGCAACCGCCTCGCGGTCGTCGGGGTGGTAGACGTCGAGCGCCTCGTCCAGCGTCGGCACATGTCCCGGCTCCACCCCGTGGATCCGGCAGGTCTCGTCCGACCAGTAGAGCTCCTTCTCCTCGAGATCGATCAGCCAGTGGCCGACATGGGCGGTCGCCTCGGTCATGAGGAGGAGGTGGTTGGCCTCGTTGAGTTCGTCGATCGCCCGCGCGCGATGCTCGGCAAGTTGCGTCAGCCGGTCGGTTTGTGCCGAGGCCGACCGGGCGGCCTGCGCCTGCCTCAGCGCGAAGAAGAGGAGGAGGGTCACGAAACAGGCGGTCGCCACCAGCCCGAGCCCCATCAGCCGCGCGACCAGATAGGCGAGACCGATCGCCAGTACCGCGGCCATGTTCTTCCATCCGTGCATAGCTTCCCTTCCTGTCACGAATTCGGCGGTCATGAGGCTAGGCGCGGTGGCTCACCGGGACATGAATCTTTCCTCCGTTTCCAAGCAAATGGGCGAAGCGTGCGCGCAGTTGCGCCGACAACCGCACCGATGCGGTGCTTTTTCCGCTGGCTCGCCGACCGCATCTGGCGACTTGATCGCTCGAGGGTTGAGCGGGCAGAAGGGACGGCATGGAAAGCCCAACCCCCGCCATGCGGATCGGCGACCGGCGCATCGCGCCCGACGCGCGCCCCTATGTCATCGCCGAAATGTCGGCCAACCATGGCGGCGACCTGTCGCGCGCGCTCGACATCATCGCCGCCGCCGCCGAGGCCGGCGCGAGCGCGATCAAGCTCCAGACCTATACCGCCGACACGCTGACCATCGAATGCGACAAGCCCGACTTCCGCATCGACAACCCCGAGAGCCTGTGGAACGGGCGCACGCTCTACGACCTCTACGAGGAAGCGCATACGCCGTGGGACTGGCACGAGCCGCTGTTCGAGGCGGCGCGCGAGGCGGGCATCCACATCTTCTCGAGCCCCTTCGACGAGAGTGCGGTCGACCTGCTCGAGCGGCTTGAAACCCCCGCCTACAAGATCGCCTCCTTCGAGCGCAATTTCATCCCGCTCCTCGAAAAGGTGGCGGCGACCGACAAGCCGGTGATCGTCTCCTGCGGCCTCGCGACGATGGAGGATATCGAGGAATCGGTCGCGGCACTGCGCGCCGCCAATTCGGGACCGCGCTGCCTCCTTACCTGCACCTCGAGCTATCCCGCCGCGATTGGCGACAGCAACCTACGCCGCATCCCCGCGATGCAGGCCGCCTTCCCCGACTGCCAGGTCGGCCTGTCGGACCATACGCTCGGCAACACCGCCGCGATCGCCGCGGTCGCGCTCGGGGCCTGCGTGTTCGAAAAGCATTTCAAGCTCGGCGACGATGACAGCTCGGTCGACGCGGCCTTCTCGGTCACGCCCGGGGGCCTGCGCGACTATGTCCGCTCGATCGAGGATGCATGGAGCGCGCTCGGCGAGGCGAAATTCGGCGCGGCGAGCGAGAATGAAGCCCAGTCGGCAATCTTCCGCCGCTCCATCTATGTCGTCGAGGACATCGCCGAGGGCGAGGAACTGAGCCGCGAGAATATCCGCTGCATCCGCCCCGGCTACGGCCTCCACCCGCGCCACTTCAAGGCGCTGTTGGGCAGGAAGGCGAGCCGCCCGCTCGAGCGCGGGACCCCCTTCAGCCTCGACATGGCCGCCGACTAGAGAAAGCGCGCGAGCAGCGTGCCGGCATCGCGTTCGAGCGCGGCGGCATCGGCTTCGTAGGACGCATCGTAGCGGCGCATGACCGCCTTCCAGCCGGGCGCGGTGTAAAAGGCCCGCGCCTCGGCATAGAGCCCCGCATGCCAGCCGTCCGCCTCGTGGACGAGGCCGCTGGCGATGAAGCCGTTATAATCGTGGCGCAGGCCGTCGAGCGTATCGACATGCACGACCGGGCGGCCGCCGCGCAGCACGTTCATCGCCACCCCGCTATTGCCGCAGAAGACCATGTCGCAGGCCGCGATCTCATCGGCCAGCGGATTGCCGAACGTCACCTCGACGTTGGGGTAGCGCGCCGCGAGCGCGGAAAAGTCGTTTTCGAGGAGCGAGACGGGATGGTTGCGGATGATGATGCGGACTTCGGGGTCGTGCGCGGTAATGTCGGCGACCAGCGCCTCGACCGCCTCCGCGCGGGTGAGCGCGGTGAGGAAGATGCCGACGCTGCGGGGCCGCTCGCGCCAGGCGAAGGGCACGGTGTCGCCCTCGAGCCCGACGAGCCCGATCTCGGCGCGGCAGCGCGAATGGCGGCGATAGGTCTCGCTCACCTCCTCGCCATAGAAGAGCGCGCAATCGGCAAGGACCGGCGGCACGTATCCCGAATGCGGCGGGACCGGCGCATGGTTGGTGTAAATGACGTTGCGACGCTGCCGGTGCGCCGCTGCCGCAAGGCCGATGGCCTCGGGACCGTAATTGCTTGCCGTGACG harbors:
- the pseI gene encoding pseudaminic acid synthase; translated protein: MESPTPAMRIGDRRIAPDARPYVIAEMSANHGGDLSRALDIIAAAAEAGASAIKLQTYTADTLTIECDKPDFRIDNPESLWNGRTLYDLYEEAHTPWDWHEPLFEAAREAGIHIFSSPFDESAVDLLERLETPAYKIASFERNFIPLLEKVAATDKPVIVSCGLATMEDIEESVAALRAANSGPRCLLTCTSSYPAAIGDSNLRRIPAMQAAFPDCQVGLSDHTLGNTAAIAAVALGACVFEKHFKLGDDDSSVDAAFSVTPGGLRDYVRSIEDAWSALGEAKFGAASENEAQSAIFRRSIYVVEDIAEGEELSRENIRCIRPGYGLHPRHFKALLGRKASRPLERGTPFSLDMAAD
- a CDS encoding PAS domain-containing hybrid sensor histidine kinase/response regulator, with the protein product MHGWKNMAAVLAIGLAYLVARLMGLGLVATACFVTLLLFFALRQAQAARSASAQTDRLTQLAEHRARAIDELNEANHLLLMTEATAHVGHWLIDLEEKELYWSDETCRIHGVEPGHVPTLDEALDVYHPDDREAVAELVEDALAGGRDYRFTARMVRADGEVRTVESIAKVDKDETGKPTQLFGVFRDRTDELEQQKELKKALHAAKHAAAAKSHFLANMSHEIRTPMNGVLGFTELLLAEPLTEKQHRHVQLIHDSGTSMLQLLNDILDISKIEAGRLELLHEPVDLRAKIHACVDIMRAAAEAKGLELEVDCDPAIPDFMEGDRLRVRQILLNLLGNAVKFTEKGSIRVAARRCGGDDGPRVEIAVIDSGIGIPEGKQKQIFDTFDQGASTTARDFGGSGLGLAISRRLADAMGGRLKVESAQGEGSTFTIDLPLVERASPHGVTPMRAARDEQFGDARLLVVEDNEVNQMLATAMCEQLGVACDLAADGLEAVDAIEQAAREGRPYGLVLMDLQMPHLGGIDATKRLRRLGHGAESLPIIALTANAFAEDVEECLAAGMQAHLTKPVKLEQLQAMIAQHLSPTPSPGARVAVGS